The DNA segment CGAATCCTgtgggagaagatggaggtcaAGGTGAAGAGACTTTTGTACCACCATCTAATTATTGCACGCTTCAATTTTTTCCGTGGTCAAAGTTCTCGATTGTCAAGTTTTCACTGTCAGTATTCTGGGGGGCTTCAGATAGgaatgcagaaaaatacaacCAATAGCTTAATCCAAGGGAAATATTACACCATTAAAGTAAAGCACtatctggtttgtgtctttttctgttcattcagaGAATATCACCAACTGTcaacgtgaactcaaatccaacctgaagaagttCCAGCGTGTGTTTGGGGTGATCGCTGAAGCAGGAAagacaacccttctgaatgagatctacacagagctctacatcacagagggcgggactgcagaggtcaatgaagaacatgaggtcagaccgACTGAAACAGCATCCTGTAAACCagacagaccagaaacaaccatcagactagaagacctcctcaaagcctcagctggaggagaggaaccaatcagaacagtgatgactaagggagtggctggcattgggaaaacagtcttaacacagaagttcactctggactgggttgtagacaaagaccaccaggacatacagttcacacacagagagctgaatgtgcagagagagaagaagttcagcttggtagaacttgttcatcacttctgcagtgaaaccagagcagcaggaatctgcaggtttgaagagttccaggtaatgatcatctttgacggtctggatgagtgtcgacttcctctgaacttccacaacaatgagatcctgactgatgtcacagagtcggcctcagtggatgtgctcctcacaaacctcatcaggggaaAGCTGCTTCCccctgctcgcctctggatcaccacacgacctgcagcagccaatcagatcccttcTGAGTGTgtcggcatggtgacagaggtcagagggttcaccgacccccagaaggaggagtacttcaggaagaggttcagagatgaggagcaggccagcaggatcatctctcacatcaagacctcacgaagcctccatattatgtgccacatcccagtcttctgctggatcactgctacagttctggaggaggagttgaagaccagagagggaggagagctgcccaagaccctgactgagatgtacatccacttcctggtggttcagtccaaagtgaagaaggtcaagtacaatggaggagctgagacggatccacactggagtccagagagcaggaagatgatcaagtctctgggaaaactggcctttgatcaacTGCAGAAAGGCCACCTGATCTTCTCTGAATctgacctgacagagtgtgacatcgatatcagagcagcctcagtgtactcaggagtgttcactcagatcttcagagaggagagaggactgtaccaggacaaggtgttctgcttcgtccatctgagtgttcaagagtttctggctgctcttcatgtccatctgaccttctacagctctggtgtcaatctgctctCAGAAGAACAAACCTCCCACCAGTCTAAACCAATgcatctctaccagagtgctgtggacgaggccttacagagtcctaatggacaccgggacttgttcctccgcttcctcctgggtctttcactggagaccaatcagactctcctacgaggtctgctgacacagacaggaagtagctcacagaccaatcaggagacagtccagtacatcaaggagaagatcagtgagaatgtgtctccagagaaaagcatcaacctgttccactgtctgaatgaactgaatgatggttctctagtggaggagatccaacagtcccttagttcAGGATGTCTCTCCtcagataaactgtctcctgctcagtggtcagatCTGGTCTTCCTCTTacaagaagatctggaggtgtttgacctgaagaaatactctgcttcagaggaggctcttctgaggctgctcccactggtcaaagcctccaacaaagctctgtaagtacagagttagattcatacatgGATCGACGGTGGCGGAGGAGTAGAGAGGGTCGTCCGGGAACTGCAATTTTATGAATcgttgtttcttcagactgagtggctgtaacctctcaaagagaagctgtgaaggtCTGTCCTCCACTCTTAGCTCACAGTCCTAGTCTGAGTGAGCTGGACCTGAGTTACAACCGCCTGTATAATttaggagtgaagctgctggactggagagtccatactgtgaactggagactctgagGTCGGGTttcaattaatgtccacttgATGTCTTAACAACAATGGTACATATCTGACCGTGACCCCCCCCTAATCCCTGATTGACTTGATTTGgaacacatgtgctcttgggtATGCTCTACAAAGAAGTCATCAATTTAAATGCGCCTAATTAGATTTTCCGCcactttaattttgtttttaaaaacacatgtttgCCCTCTGCTCCTAAACGCTGAGTCCGATTCTCACAGAATTATCCGTGGATAAttattgtggtggaaatttgtggattaagcccttgtgagaaatcaaaagtatcttgaacttgctttgtgattaagtatttattactaactagaatatagaaaaattataaaaaataaagaaatcatcaacacaagtcgtaagtacagacagaagtcaaatgactacaattcagctaaAAAGGGGCAGATTGTTCCCTCCCCCAAAAGAAGCAGCgggagaacaggaggttttatacacttcGGGGTGGGTCAAGAGGAATGTATGGTAAAGTACCAGACAACGCAGGGGAGGCACCGCAACCCTCCACTAATGGGACCCAGtcaataaacaacattttgaaagCTCAGTCTGGACAAcccttatctcaccctggactgccttggGTCACAGGCCCACCTAAAAGGTCCCATTCCTCAGAGACCCACAATATGCATAAATTCTCCCACGACAATTATTGGTTCAATATCACCTCAAATCAGGTTGTTGATATCTCATTTAATCTAGAAGATATGCACTTCTAAGGGGTGTGGCCTAAAACGGCAACACGCACAACTTCCAAATGACTTTGCCTGCCCCCACAAAATTTGTAGCATACGTATATATTGCACCCTTGAACTTACCCTAATTTTCTTATAATATATTTGAAGACTAGCTGCAATCCTTGATAGTATTaaatagggctgtcaatagtttttttttttagatgaactAATTAaacgcacattttgaaattaattaatgaatgttgtttgtttttcttctaaagactaaattcTAAAAGTAATGattaatcactttagaaagtgtatcttagacactgttgtttaattattaatgttattttaaaacacaaaactacacacatttgatcatcttggaggcagaattccaccgggtggaacatgttgaactagcgactcctcctgttgtcctcgtgcactttgttctcaactctccatcatttgacggctgcgTTTGAAGTGCCTCACATTTAGCAGGACGATTTCAAACCACAGTCTTTTAGGGAcgcagtggtggtcctctgcagactgtgtgccgcgcagggtaacggtagatgttgagatcgaagtagcctagcagctagcttaataTAGCTGTGCTTTAAGTTAATGTGGAGGAATCCAATGTGCAGTCTTTGAGGGTGTTACACATGGACCCGTTCATcactgctcgcagctttaattaaaatatgtattttccaaatatttccATAAACGTGGTAGTTTAATTTCTATATAATGTgacaaatagaaatatttgaGATTAATCATAGTTGTCAGTAATGCTATTggattgttgatgtacattagtgggtgtttggttgtcactggaaaccagtcagtaaccatttTAATGTGATCCCTCTGTACccgatagtatctcagtactgcagtgaccttctagtcctcacggctccctcagatcatgtgacgtgtgttgttttgtgtgtctgcaggctgtcaggctgtcggATCACAAAggaaggctgttcttctctggcttcagctctgagctccaacccctcccgtctgagagagctggacctgagtaacaacgacTTGcgggattcaggagtgaagctgctgtgtgctggaCTAGAGAATCCACGCTGGCAACTGGAGaccctcaggtcaggattcaatcaatgttcaCCTGGTggctttatttacatccatgctacatttctgactttcttAAGATACTTTCTGCTTGAAtgattcaaatcaaatatgtcatttccaaatattttcGTAAACATGTGATAGTGTTGATTTCCaatataatgttacaaattgaaatatttgataTATTGAAATTAATCATAGTTATCAGTAATATTATCAGATAGTGGGTGTTTGGTTgtaccagtcagtaaccatgttaatgtgacccctctgtacctgatagtatctcagtactgcagtgaccttctagtcctcacagctccctcagatcatgtgacatgtgtgttgttttgtgtgtctgcaggctgtcaggctgtctgatcacagagaaaggctgttcttctctggcttcagctctgagctccaacccctcccatctgagagagctggacctgagctacaatcatccaggagacggaggaggagtgaagctgctgtctgctggactggaggatcctcagtggagactggagactctcaggtaggaagaggctgcagccacagaccatcaatctggagaggagctggaaaccttttctctgtctcactgtcagcctggttaataagaccctgacacaccaagctgaccttaaactaccagagactcatctaactgtttgtgtcccatatgagaccatcaacacagacagaagtagtgaggaacagtagccaggatgagcctgaacagggaggaaggtgatgaaaggcttgtttctctggagccttgtcttgttgttgtaagacaggacagtgtctcctgacacgttgacggcatcatggtgggttgatatgagtcaacgtcgtcacgctgcaggtttatGGGCTCTTAGCagacaacacttggatgtttagatgctggtcatctgcctccagtgtgtgtttgtcctttagtccagacattgtcattaagagacaaacagtcagagaaacaatctgttcaaactgtcttgatggatcatcacaggtgTAACCTGGTTTTGAGAGCCAGTTCCCTGAATGTTACAAGTGGtcttgttgaaaaaaaacaggtgacagtcggccacagacacTCAGTGAAGAGCCAACaactgatggtggacctggtgtgtcagagCCCAAAGAGGTTTGTTTAGGACTGGACCACAAtgctctgtggctgcagacccacctgagctgtaacaTCTTCACCTCCAGACTGCAGGTGAGAGAAACCAGTGTtgactgttgctaggagacgggTTGTGAACAGCAGTGTCACAGTCAGACCCTTTGGACCTCCAACCAAGTATCTCAGGGGTCACTGTCAGACCTCAATGAATCACTCGTATCGACCAGTCAGTGGCCTACTGGGAACAATACCCATACACTTAACATCATGTTGGATGACTACAAAGACATGTTTCAATACACTCATTTGCCTGGATGGACACATGGAACAAAAGGATATTGTTTTCTGTAACTCTCCATGGTAGATTTAGTGTGCTGGATGAAGATGCTTCACTCTGGGCTTCTATCAGATGGTTTTACGTAGAACTAAGTCTTAAGGAATGAATGTccacagagaaagacacacgTAAAGACACTGGAAGGGACAGGGATCAGGCAGGAGGCAACGAGGTCTGGAATAAACAAGGAGTCTTCAATGGGAGTAAAATACAGGAGATCCAAataacgctcagaatgtgatgaTAATTACACAAGACTTCGCAAGGAACACAGAGGGATAAGGGGTATATATACAGACCAGCTTGATGGGGaaccagacacaggtgtgtagggaagagtgggcgtgcacaacaagcagacacacaatggaacaaaccaacacaaaacggGACAGACCAACTAGACGGTAAACAggggggggagtttggggacCAGATTTTGAAGGCCTCAGTACTCCGGGGAAGGGGAGCGCTGGATTTTGACTAGTGTTGCACGGtctaccggtactagaaaggtaccgcggtacccttacgttgaaaacaatacggttttgaatatttttagtacTACCCTAACAgtaccggtactttaaaaaaagcatgcaattGGAGCGTACTCACTGTTCCGCTCCgtgtcaggctgcctgcacacatTGACTGCGCAGCTCTCACAAATGCAAGTTATCAGGGGAGACGCgccctcatgtagcagactgctcacccatatacagcctaacacgattagccttagcctagcttagctcggtTGACCAGACGTCCTACCTGGgtgcattttttaggtctcgaaaTGAGGAAATGTCCGGGTATAAGAGGACGTCcggtttgtcttgtgttgcacttgcctgatgtttgactgtgtttggaaaattgttgacttgctagtttagccgctagacatctcgttagcaagcttgttataaCACGCTCggacattgatgctagtattaagtgctctcgCGTCGGCTTCTTTCTAATGTTATTGTGATCGGTACGGAGTGAGATGTTGTCGGGTGAACAATACGGACGACGGGGGGTGtaagttacgctacgtgcagcgaatCGGGTTACAAATGCGCCGTTTACCGTCGGCGAGGTTGGAGATGAACCAGCGCGGGATTTTAGCgtaataaattggatgtgtggcgggagtgcgtgtgGAAACATGCAAACGTatgtcacacggggaaaccgtgagagttggcagccctgtagctttgttggctagcttgacaacaactttcctaatacagtcaaacatcaagcaacacaagacaaagcaagaccgcAAATAAGTTCcagaatagtccagcagaaatttATACGGCAAAATAACCTAAAATTTCCCTCATGTGGGcctttatgatcatgaggtcagaatgcacacaaaattgtaccaaataatacacacttgatgcaataggctacatgctggtggagcctgagggtggatctCTTATTATTTTTCGttaagaaaatatgaatgtgagaatgtCAAACTCTATGTGCAAGTAAATtaagcattgtttatcccacagacagtcaaacagatgccaggtaaaaaagggaaacttagttttttctttattactatcatagataaatattccagtttcgtatttgtggtatcgtatcgtaagtatcgggtaccgtaatattttggcaggtatagtatcgaagtcataatgttggtatcgtgacaaccctaATCGTGACAACTGAATAGTCTTTATctgctttattttatatttattaaatatttggtTATTAAAcagtttacattacatgtcatttagctgacgcttttatccaaagcgacttacaataagtgcattcaaccatagggtacaaactcagaagaacaagaaagttcaATTTCTTcaaaaagccaatttacaatttgctataaataagtggcgttacaagtacaatgtaagtgctacagttagtgttttagtggaggtagagtctgaagaggtgtgtctttagtctgaagatgtgaaggctctctgtggtcctgatgtcttcagagacctccttccaccatttaggagcaggacagcaaagagtggtaatctagtcgagtgttttgctctcagtgaggaggaacaagcagtttatcagatgcagagcggagagtgcgggtcgggatgtctggttggaccaggtcctggatgtaagctggaccccatccattcacagcatggtacgtgagcaccagtgtttagaactggatgagccaccggtaccagtgaagagagcggaggagtggaggagtgagggagagcttaggaaggttgaagaccagtcgagctgctgcattctggatgagctgcagaggttgaatggtggtagcaggaaaCCTGCAGGacagagttacagtagtccaggagggagacgaccagagcctgaatcagtacctgcgctgccttctgagtgagaagaggacgtgttctcctgatgttgtagagcgtgtatctacaggatcgtgttgtcagtgatgttgggagtcagggagagtctgctgtcgagtgtcacgttcctgcagtcaaagtgggcgttaacacggatgttaagtttaatgttaatgttttctttgcacacgttccatgaagcttgatctgcaGCATGAAGTAATTTCTCACATTTGAAAGTGAAAGTACAGTGTCGGGTACACTTCTACTCAAaaaacatattacatattacatttattttacgtTTATCTACTTTTattccatgaatatattccagcacctcgtcgctgtgtgacgcctgactgacagtctgtggtcgtctgtaagtagtggtagaagaagaagaggtgctccatgtggac comes from the Gasterosteus aculeatus chromosome 14, fGasAcu3.hap1.1, whole genome shotgun sequence genome and includes:
- the LOC144388305 gene encoding NACHT, LRR and PYD domains-containing protein 3-like isoform X2 codes for the protein MEKVREDLCSTFDCLIAEEFKRFKWHLKKIPAAHREEADRMDTVDLMEKYYGPDVFKVAREVLEKIPRMDLLERLPQITPTENITNCQRELKSNLKKFQRVFGVIAEAGKTTLLNEIYTELYITEGGTAEVNEEHEVRPTETASCKPDRPETTIRLEDLLKASAGGEEPIRTVMTKGVAGIGKTVLTQKFTLDWVVDKDHQDIQFTHRELNVQREKKFSLVELVHHFCSETRAAGICRFEEFQVMIIFDGLDECRLPLNFHNNEILTDVTESASVDVLLTNLIRGKLLPPARLWITTRPAAANQIPSECVGMVTEVRGFTDPQKEEYFRKRFRDEEQASRIISHIKTSRSLHIMCHIPVFCWITATVLEEELKTREGGELPKTLTEMYIHFLVVQSKVKKVKYNGGAETDPHWSPESRKMIKSLGKLAFDQLQKGHLIFSESDLTECDIDIRAASVYSGVFTQIFREERGLYQDKVFCFVHLSVQEFLAALHVHLTFYSSGVNLLSEEQTSHQSKPMHLYQSAVDEALQSPNGHRDLFLRFLLGLSLETNQTLLRGLLTQTGSSSQTNQETVQYIKEKISENVSPEKSINLFHCLNELNDGSLVEEIQQSLSSGCLSSDKLSPAQWSDLVFLLQEDLEVFDLKKYSASEEALLRLLPLVKASNKALLSGCRITKEGCSSLASALSSNPSRLRELDLSNNDLRDSGVKLLCAGLENPRWQLETLRLSGCLITEKGCSSLASALSSNPSHLRELDLSYNHPGDGGGVKLLSAGLEDPQWRLETLRVEPDGVRWLTPGLRKYSCELTIDTNTVNKQLKLSGKNRKVTRVKKGQSYPDHPDRFDSSPQLLCRTGLTGRCYWEVEWSGEVYVSVSYRGIKRKGGSDCLFGYNDQSWSLSCSDKGYSVRHNNTVTRITSSSSSSTSGRVAVYVDCPAGSLSFYRVSSDKLIHLHTFSTTFTELLYPGFRFSSGSSVSLCSL
- the LOC144388305 gene encoding NACHT, LRR and PYD domains-containing protein 3-like isoform X1, yielding MEKVREDLCSTFDCLIAEEFKRFKWHLKKIPAAHREEADRMDTVDLMEKYYGPDVFKVAREVLEKIPRMDLLERLPQITPTGEPNPVGEDGGQENITNCQRELKSNLKKFQRVFGVIAEAGKTTLLNEIYTELYITEGGTAEVNEEHEVRPTETASCKPDRPETTIRLEDLLKASAGGEEPIRTVMTKGVAGIGKTVLTQKFTLDWVVDKDHQDIQFTHRELNVQREKKFSLVELVHHFCSETRAAGICRFEEFQVMIIFDGLDECRLPLNFHNNEILTDVTESASVDVLLTNLIRGKLLPPARLWITTRPAAANQIPSECVGMVTEVRGFTDPQKEEYFRKRFRDEEQASRIISHIKTSRSLHIMCHIPVFCWITATVLEEELKTREGGELPKTLTEMYIHFLVVQSKVKKVKYNGGAETDPHWSPESRKMIKSLGKLAFDQLQKGHLIFSESDLTECDIDIRAASVYSGVFTQIFREERGLYQDKVFCFVHLSVQEFLAALHVHLTFYSSGVNLLSEEQTSHQSKPMHLYQSAVDEALQSPNGHRDLFLRFLLGLSLETNQTLLRGLLTQTGSSSQTNQETVQYIKEKISENVSPEKSINLFHCLNELNDGSLVEEIQQSLSSGCLSSDKLSPAQWSDLVFLLQEDLEVFDLKKYSASEEALLRLLPLVKASNKALLSGCRITKEGCSSLASALSSNPSRLRELDLSNNDLRDSGVKLLCAGLENPRWQLETLRLSGCLITEKGCSSLASALSSNPSHLRELDLSYNHPGDGGGVKLLSAGLEDPQWRLETLRVEPDGVRWLTPGLRKYSCELTIDTNTVNKQLKLSGKNRKVTRVKKGQSYPDHPDRFDSSPQLLCRTGLTGRCYWEVEWSGEVYVSVSYRGIKRKGGSDCLFGYNDQSWSLSCSDKGYSVRHNNTVTRITSSSSSSTSGRVAVYVDCPAGSLSFYRVSSDKLIHLHTFSTTFTELLYPGFRFSSGSSVSLCSL